The genome window TTTTACATCTGAGTTTTTGTATCTTTCATGAAATTTCTTCATATCCCAAAGGTTTCTAGGAGATAATCCCATATCTGGAAAAGAAGATTTCAAGTCGTTTGAGAGTTTTTTAATTACGCCACTGCCATAATTTTCAGCTTGACTTTTTTCTGAAAGCAGTTTTCCAATATTCCAATAAACTGATATGGAGGTTTGGTTTATTTTTTTAGCAATAGCATTACGTGCATTTTGTATTTCGGTAATGCAACTGTTTAAAATTTCTTTATACACAATTATTTCATCCATAGTTGTATCTTGGCATTTCCGTATTTTTCTCACTTAAATAAGTTATAAATATACTGAGTTTTTCCCGAATCTTAAATCACAAATTAAAAATCGTATAACTCTGCATCGTCGATTTTACAATGGCTTCTGTACGTTCAGGGTGAGTGTCGGAGATGAAAAGCTGTCCAAAAGTATCATTGTTTACCATTTCGATGATTTTGGAAACGCGGGTTTCGTCGAGTTTGTCGAAGATGTCGTCAAAAAGCAGAATGGGTTTTACACCGCTTTGTTTTTTCAGGAATTCGAACTGAGCGAGTTTTAAGGCTATCAAAAATGATTTCTGCTGGCCTTGGGAACCGAATTTCTTGATGGGATGATTGTCAATTTCAAAAGAAAGATCATCCTTGTGGATTCCAATGCTCGTGTATTGCAGTATCCGGTCTTTGCTGATGTTTTGCTGCAATAGTGTCAATAAATCATTTTCGAATAAATGGCTTTCGTAAATGATTTGAACCGATTCCTCTGAGCCTGTGATGTTGTGATGATGAAAGTTGAAAATAGGAATAAACTCGGCTATGAATGCTTTTCTTTTTTCGAAAATGGATTGGCCAAATTCGGTTAGCTGTTCATTATATATAGACAAGGTGTCGTTGTCGTAAGTGTGGTTCAGGGCAAAGTATTTCAGCAGGGCGTTGCGCTGGCTCATTACTTTTTGGTACTGAATGAGCTGCTGCAGGTAGTGCGGATCCAATTGGGATATTACGCTGTCCATAAACTTTCTGCGGGTTTCGCTTCCTTCAACAATTAAATCTCTGTCAGCTGGCGAGATAATAACTAGTGGAATAAAACCGATGTGATCCGAGAATTTATCGTAGGCTTTTCCGTTGCGTTTGAGGACTTTTTTCTGGCCTTTTTTGAGACTGCAGACAATCTGTTCGGTTCTTTCGTTTTTTTCGAACTCAGCGTCAATCACGAAAAATTCTTCGCCGTGCTTGATGTTTTGAACGGCAAGCGGATTGAAATAGCTTTTTCCGTAAGACAAATGATAAATGGCATCCAGTACGTTTGTTTTTCCGATGCCGTTTTTGCCTACAAAACAATTGATTTTGCCGTCAAATTCGAAATTGGCTTCGGAAAAGTTTTTGTAATTGAATAACGATATTTTTTTTAAATACATCTGAATGTCTTACTGGAATTTTTGCCTTTGAAGCCTTTTTTTGGATGGTTTCTTAGAGGGCGCAAATTATCGAAAATTATCGAGATATTTAAAGAGGGAATTGATTTAAGATTTTCGATTAGCGATTTTTGATTTAAGATTTGATGCTGTACTGTATTAACTTCCTAAAATCTAAATTCTTCTGTCTGCAATCTAGATTTTTCTGTCACGTCCGCTCGCTCGGTGAGGGATTAGGAATAAGCTGCCGAAGCAGCATGGATAGCCCGACCGAGTTGAGGAAAGGGGCTGTGTAACCATTACCATAAGTAAGCCTCTTTTTTCAATGGGGGCACGCCCTCATTATTTGGATTATTGGGGTGGTTTTTTGGATGAAAATTGCGATGAGAATATTTTTTTTCAATTTTTAATATAAAATCGATTTTTTTTACGTGCATTACAATAAAAATTTTATTTTTGCCGTTCACTAAATTAAATTTTTAAATGGCTACTTACAATAAAAGAGGATATAAAGCACCAAAAGAAAAGGAAGTAAAAGACGATGCAGTTGAAAATGTAATCATTGACGAAAAAGACAGTGCTACGGCTGAGGTTTTTTCGAAATTAGATGAGACGGCTTCTAAGACAGAAGACTGGGTTGCTAAGAATCAAAAAATTATAATTGGGGTTGTTGGAGCTATCACATTGATAACCGTTGGATATTTTGCTTATCAAAAATTCATTTCTAATCCTAAAGAAGACGATGCTGCTAACGAAATGTTTGTTGCTCAGTCTAACTTTGAGAAAGCTGTTAATGGTGTGGCAAGCGATTCATTGTACAAATTGGCATTGAACGGTTCTGAAGGAAAATTTGGTTTTGTGAAAATTGCTGATGAATATTCTGGAACTGCTGCTGGGAATTTAGCTAACTATTATGCTGGTATTGCTTACTTGAATACAGGTAAATATGATGAAGCGATTAATTTTTTGGGTAAATTCAGTTCAAGTGATGTGATGCTTAGTGCTTTGGCAAAAGGAGCTATTGGCGATGCTTATTCTCAAAAAAATCAGCCAAAAGAAGCTTTAGAAAATTATATCAAAGCTTTTGAAGCTAGTAAAAATGATTTCACAACGCCGCGTTTCCTGATGAAAGCAGGTAAAGTAGCATTGGCGCTAGGAAATAAAGCAGATGCTTTGAAATATTTTACAGATATTAAAGAAAATTATGAAAACTCGCCAGAAGCTGCTACAGTTGATGGTTTGATAGGTTTGTCACAG of Flavobacterium marginilacus contains these proteins:
- a CDS encoding DUF1016 N-terminal domain-containing protein, producing the protein MDEIIVYKEILNSCITEIQNARNAIAKKINQTSISVYWNIGKLLSEKSQAENYGSGVIKKLSNDLKSSFPDMGLSPRNLWDMKKFHERYKNSDVKLRQCVAVLPWSHNLLIMSKTNSDEEALFYASKTVEMAWTRDILLNYIKAKAYLQENTIEKSQSCPK
- a CDS encoding tetratricopeptide repeat protein, producing the protein MATYNKRGYKAPKEKEVKDDAVENVIIDEKDSATAEVFSKLDETASKTEDWVAKNQKIIIGVVGAITLITVGYFAYQKFISNPKEDDAANEMFVAQSNFEKAVNGVASDSLYKLALNGSEGKFGFVKIADEYSGTAAGNLANYYAGIAYLNTGKYDEAINFLGKFSSSDVMLSALAKGAIGDAYSQKNQPKEALENYIKAFEASKNDFTTPRFLMKAGKVALALGNKADALKYFTDIKENYENSPEAATVDGLIGLSQ
- the recF gene encoding DNA replication/repair protein RecF (All proteins in this family for which functions are known are DNA-binding proteins that assist the filamentation of RecA onto DNA for the initiation of recombination or recombinational repair.), which encodes MYLKKISLFNYKNFSEANFEFDGKINCFVGKNGIGKTNVLDAIYHLSYGKSYFNPLAVQNIKHGEEFFVIDAEFEKNERTEQIVCSLKKGQKKVLKRNGKAYDKFSDHIGFIPLVIISPADRDLIVEGSETRRKFMDSVISQLDPHYLQQLIQYQKVMSQRNALLKYFALNHTYDNDTLSIYNEQLTEFGQSIFEKRKAFIAEFIPIFNFHHHNITGSEESVQIIYESHLFENDLLTLLQQNISKDRILQYTSIGIHKDDLSFEIDNHPIKKFGSQGQQKSFLIALKLAQFEFLKKQSGVKPILLFDDIFDKLDETRVSKIIEMVNNDTFGQLFISDTHPERTEAIVKSTMQSYTIFNL